Proteins encoded in a region of the Dendropsophus ebraccatus isolate aDenEbr1 chromosome 11, aDenEbr1.pat, whole genome shotgun sequence genome:
- the ATP5PB gene encoding ATP synthase F(0) complex subunit B1, mitochondrial, with the protein MLSRASLLTVANLKKSAPVTVGVLNTCRSFHTGQPALAPVPPLPEKPGKVRHGLIPEEFFQFLYPKTGVTGPYMFGTGLLVYLLSKEIYVINHETITMFSVGIISIYSVKKFGHKVAEFADKLNEEKISKAAAVKDSAIKDLETAIEEEKKEQWRVDGRQYLFDAKRNNVTMLLEINYRERLLTVYNDVKKRLDYQLALQNLLRRKEQDHMINWIEKSVVQSITPQQQKESIAKCISDLKLLSKSAQATA; encoded by the exons ATGCTGTCCAGAGCCTCCCTCCTCACAG ttgCCAACTTGAAAAAGTCGGCCCCTGTCACGGTTGG TGTCTTGAACACATGCCGGTCTTTCCACACTGGCCAACCTGCCTTGGCCCCAGTCCCTCCCCTTCCAGAAAAGCCAGGCAAAGTACGCCATGGATTGATTCCTGAAGAGTTCTTCCAGTTTCTTTACCCAAAAACAGGAGTCACAG gccCCTATATGTTTGGGACTGGACTGCTTGTCTACCTCCTGTCTAAAGAAATATATGTCATAAATCATGAAACCATTACAATGTTTTCTGTGGGAATTATCAGCATCTACTCAGTCAAGAAATTTGGTCATAAAGTGGCAGAATTTGCTGACAAACTCAATGAA GAAAAAATTAGTAAAGCTGCAGCTGTGAAAGACTCTGCGATCAAGGACTTGGAGACCGCTATCGAGGAAGAAAAGAAGGAGCAGTGGAGAGTAGATGGGCGACAGTATCTCTTTGATGCTAAGCGG AACAATGTGACCATGCTTCTGGAGATCAACTACAGGGAGAGGTTGCTTACAGTCTACAATGATGTGAAAAAGCGTCTAGACTACCAGTTAGCTCTGCAGAATCTCCTGCGCCGCAAGGAACAAGATCATATGATCAACTGGATAGAAAAGTCTGTGGTGCAGAGCATCACTCCACAGCAG CAAAAAGAGAGCATCGCCAAGTGTATCTCCGACCTGAAGCTTCTATCCAAGTCTGCACAAGCAActgcttga